The Pseudomonas aeruginosa genome includes the window ACCTCCGACATGGGCGCCTTCGTGCTGTTCTCCGGCATGCTCAAGCGCACCGCGGTCAAGCTGTCGAAGATCTGCAACGACCTGCGCCTGCTCTCCAGCGGCCCGCGCACCGGCATCAACGAGATCAACCTGCCGCCGCGCCAGCCGGGCAGTTCGATCATGCCGGGCAAGGTCAACCCGGTGATCCCGGAAGCGGTCAACCAGGTCGCCTTCGAAGTGATCGGCAATGACCTCGCCCTGACCCTGGCGGCCGAAGGCGGCCAGTTGCAACTGAACGTGATGGAGCCGCTGATCGCCTACAAGATCTTCGACTCGATCCGCCTGCTGCAACGCGCCATGGACATGCTCCGCGAGCACTGCATCACCGGCATCACCGCCAACGTCGAGCGCTGCCACGAACTGGTCGAGCACAGCATCGGCCTGGTCACCGCGCTGAACCCGTACATCGGCTACGAGAACTCCACGCGGATCGCCAAGACCGCCCTGGAGAGCGGCCGCGGCGTCCTGGAACTGGTACGCGAGGAAAAGCTGCTGGACGAAGCCACCCTGGCCGACATCCTGCTGCCGGAAAACATGATCGCGCCGCGCCTGATTCCGCTGCGCGCCTGATCCGATACGAGATCGAGCGCGCCCAGGTCCGGCTGTCGACGCAGCCGGGCCGCAGCGCAGCCGATCGAAGAAGGCTCACCGGTAGAGGGGGAGTACTACCCCCTCGACCTTTAGGGATGGATACCCTTCATCCCTTCTTTTATACCCGGCGCCCCGGCCCAGCCGCGGCGCCACGCTCACCGGTCGAGAGGGATACCAACTTTCCCTCTCTACACTCTGAGGGACACGGCGACCTGCGGTGTCCCTTCTTTTTTTCACCGCTCAGGACGGCCCGCAGATCTTCCCCGTTGCCGAGGTGTTGTGTGGCTGCGCTCACCTGTGGATAACGTCCGCGTCATACGTCCTACGAAGGCATATCCCCTCTCAACACCCCGTCAACCCTTGCTCCCGCCGCTCCTCCGGGAAGAAATAAGGCCTCAATACCCGTACCCCGACGCTGTTGCCGGCAAACGCCGCCACCAACCACAACCAGCCATGCAGGCTGCCGGACGCGATCCCGCTGAAATACGCGCCGATGTTGCAGCCATAGGCCAGGCGCGCGCCGTAGCCGAGCAGCAGCCCGCCGATCACCGCCGCCGCCAGCGAACGGCGCGGGATGTCCAGGTTCGGCGCAAAGCGTCCGGCCAGGCCGGCGGCGAGCAGCGCGCCGAGGACGATGCCGATGTCCATCACGCTGGTGATGTCTTCCCACAGCGGCGCGGCCAGCGCCTTGGCGTTCGCCGGCGTCTGCCAGAAGGCCCAGGCGCCGACGTCCAGGCCCACGCCCTGGGCGATCTTCGCGCCCCACAGGGCGAAGGCCGACGTGATGCCCCAGGGGCGTCCGGCGAGGTACAGGGTGAGGAAGTTGAGCAGCGCCAGCGCCAACGCGCCCCAGACCAGCGGCCAGGGGCCGCGGAGGAAGCGCCGCCAACCCCACCATTCGGCGCTCGGCGGGGTTTCCAGGGCGCCGTGGCGGGCCTTCTCCATGCGTACCGTGACCCCGGCGATGCCGATGAACACCGCCAGGCTCAACACCAGCGCCGGTGCCAGGCCCAGTTCGGCGACCAGCGAGATCGGCGGCAGCGACGGCAGGGCGAACCACCAGCCGACATGCTGGGTGGCGATCAGCGAGCCGAGGATGAAGAACAGCAGGGTCACCAGCATCCGCGCGTTGCCGCCGCCGACGGTGAACAGGGTGCCGGAGGCGCAGCCGCCGCCCAGTTGCATGCCGATGCCGAAAATGAAGGCGCCGACGATCACCGAAGTGCCGACCGGCGAGACGAAACCGCTCACCGGCTGGCCGAACAGGCTGCCCGCCGCCAGCGCCGGGAAGAACAGCAGCACCGCCAGCGCCAGCATCACCATCTGCGCGCGCAGCCCGGCGCCACGCCGTTCGCGGATGAATACCCGCCAGGCGGAGGTGAAGCCGAAGGCGGCGTGGTAGAGGGTCAGGCCCAGGGCGCCGCCGACGATGAAGAGGATGGCCTGGCGCGCGCTGACCGCGTTGAACAGGAACAGCCCGCCGAGCACCAGCAGGGCGAAGGCGATCAGGGGGGCGGCGAGCTTGCGCTCGGGCGCGGCGGAAAGGGCGACACTCATGGCTACTCCTGGGCGCGAGGGTGATCCGGGGGCATTCTAGTCAGTCGCGACGACGGGTCCAACCAGGGCCTCCCGCCGCCAGGCCTTGCGCAACGCCCGCAGCGCCTCGTCGATACGCGCCTCGGGTACTGCCGCGAAGCCCAGCACCAGGCCCGCGCGGTCGTCTGGCGCAACGCTGGAGTCGTCCATCCAGTAGTCGCTCAAGGCGCTGACTTCCACCCCGGCGGCTGCCGCCGCGGCGATCAGGGCCCGCTCCCGCGCCAGGCTGTCGACCCGCACGCACAGGTGCAGCCCCGCCTCCACCGCCGGCAACGGCTGGCAACCCGGCGCCTCTGGCCAGCCCCGCAGCAAGGCGTCGCGGCGGGCGCGGGCGGCGCGGCGCATGCGGCGGACGTGGCGCTGGAAATGCCCCTCGGCGATGAAGTCGGCCATGACCCGCTGGGTGCCCACCTCCGAATGGCGTACCTCGATGGCCCGCCGCTGGCGGAAGCGCTCGACCAGCGCCGGCGGGACCACCAGGTAGCCCAGGCGCAACGCCGGGAAGGCGATCTTGCAGAAGGTCCCGACGTAGAGCACCCGGCCCTGTCGGTCCAGCGCGGCCAGCGGCGCCAGCGGCGTACCGCTGTAGCGATACTCGCCGTCGTAGTCGTCCTCGACGATCCAACCGTCGGCGCGCTCGGCCCACTCCAGCAGCTCCAGGCGCCGCGCCAGCGACAGGGTGACGCCGGTGGGGTACTGGTGTGACGGCGTGACATAGGCCAGGCGGCAGCCGGCAATGCCCGCGAGCCGGTCGCTGCGCAGCCCCTCGGCGTCGAGGTCGATCCCGTGCGGTACCGCGCCGGTCGCGGCGAAGGCCAGGCGCGCCGCGCGGTAGCCAGGGTTTTCCACAGCCACCGGATCGCCGTTCTCGAGCAACACCTGGGCGCACAGGCGGATGGCCTGCTGCGCGCCATGGGTGACGATCACCTGTTCCGCCTCGCAGCGCAGGCCGCGCGCGCTGCGCAGGTAGGCGGCGATCAGCTCGCGCAGGCGCGCCTCGCCGGCCGGGTCGCCGTAGCCCAGGCAGTCCGCCGGTGGGTTGCGCCAGAAGCGCGCCTGTAGCCGCGCCCAGGTGTCGAAGGGGAACAGGTCGAAGGCCGGCACGCCGACGCGGAACGCTCGCGGCGCGCCTTCCGGTGGCGGCGCCAGGGCCGCCGGGCCGCGCGGCGCGGGAGCGCTCGGGGCGACGGCGGGGGCCCTGCCTGGGATTTCCTGCAACTCGGCAACGTAGGTGCCGTCGCCTGTGCGCCCGTCGATATAGCCCTCGGCGTGCAACTGTTCATAGGCCCGCACCACGGTGTTGCGCGAGACCTTCAGGGCCTGGGCCAGTTCGCGGCTGGCGGGCATCCGCGTGCGGCTGCCGAGGCGGCCGTCGAGGATCCGTTCGCGCAGCGCGGCGTAGAGCTGGCGGGCCAGGCCCTGGGCGGGGTCGAGGTGGATGCCGGCGGCGTCGAAGGGCAGTACGGTGGCCATGGCGGTCTCGGAGGGAAGAAAGCGCCAGTGTGGATTGGACCTGTGGAATTGACCAGCAATGGATCTTCTAGCGGACCATTTCCCGGCCTAGTCTGGAGGCACCTTTACCCGGACATGGAACCGAGCCATGAGCACGTCCCTGCAGATTCGTCCCGTCGGCGCCGGCGACCACGCCGCCTGGCTGCCGCTGTGGGAGGGCTACCAGCGCTTCTACAAGACCGAGATCGCCGCCGCTACCAGCGACGCCACCTGGCAGCGCTTCCTCGACGCCGACGAACCGATGAACGCCGCCCTCGCCTGGCTCGACGAGCGCGCCGTAGGCCTGGTGCACTGGATCTACCACCGCTCCTGCTGGACCGTCGGCGACTACTGCTACCTGCAGGACCTGTTCGTCGCCGAGGGCCTGCGCGGCGAAGGCATAGGGCGCCGGCTGATCGAGCATGTCTACGCCGAGGCCGGCGCCGCTGGCTGTTCGCGGGTGCACTGGCTGACCCACGAGAGCAACAGCGACGCGATGAAGCTGTACGAGCGCATCGCCGACAAGTCCGGTTTCCTTCAGTACCGCAGGATTCTCTGAGGCCCACCATGCGCGAACCCTTGAACTGGCGCCCCGTCGCCACTCCACCCCACGCCCCGCTCGACGGCCGCTTCGTCAAGCTCGAACCGCTCGATCCGCAACGCCACGGCGACGACCTGTGGGACGCCCTGCAAGGGCCTGGCGCCGACCCGTTGCTGTGGGAATACCTGGCCTACGGCCCGTTCGCCGAGCGCCCGGCGTTCGACGCCTGGCTGGCCGGCCAGGCGGCCAGCCGCGACCCGCTGTTCTTCGCCGTGCGCGAGCGGCGCACGCAGCGCGCCGTCGGCCTGCTCAGCTACCTGCGGATCACGCCGAAGGATGGCGTCATCGAAATCGGCCATATCGCCTTCGGCGCGCCGATGCAGCGCACACCGGGGTCTACCGAGGCGGTCTACCTGCTCGCCGAACTCGCCCTCGGCCGCCTCGGCTACCGCCGCCTGGAGTGGAAGTGCAATGCCGGCAACGCCCGTTCGATGCGCGCCGCCGAGCGCCTGGGCTTCACCTACGAAGGCACCTTCCGCCAGCACATGGTGGTCAAGCAGCGCAACCGCGACACCGCCTGGTTCTCCCTGCTCGACAGCGAATGGCCGGCGCGACAGGCGGCGTTCGAGCGCTGGCTCGATCCTTCCAACTTCGACGCCGAAGGCCGCCAGCGGCAGACGCTGGAGGCGCTGCGCGACTAGCCCCTGGCAGGGACTGCCGGTCGCTCAACGGTACTCCGGCAGCCAGTGCAGGCTGGCCAGGATGTGCGCGACCGCGTTGGCCACGCCGAACAGCAGCACCAGCACGATCGCCGGCGTGCCGCCCCAGGCGCGGAACAGCGGGCTGCCGAAGCGCTTGCGCGAGGCCCGCGCCATCAGCGCCGGAACGATCACCGCCCAGAACGCCGCGGCCAGCCCGGCGAAACCGATGGCGTAGATGAAGCCGTTGGGGAACAGCAGCCCGCCGATGGTCGGTGGGACGAAGGTCAGCAACGCGGTCTTGAAGCGCCCGAAGTGGCTGTCGTCGAACTTGCACAGGTCGGCCAGGTAGTCGAACAGGCCGAGGGTCACGCCGAGGAAGGAGCTGGCCACCGCCAGGTTGGAGAAGGTGGTGAGCAACGCGTTCAGCGAATCCGACGCGGTGATCCGGTGCAGGTATTCCACCAGGGTGCCGACGTTGCTGCCGCCGGCGATGATGCCCTTGAACTGCTCGCGCGGGATGGTGCCCAGGGTGCTGGCCTGCCACAGCAGGTAGATGGCCAGGGCGATCAGGGTGCCGATCCACAGCGAACGGCTGATCCGCTGCGGGTCCTTGCCGTAGTACTTCATCAGGCTCGGCACGTTGCCGTGGTAACCGAAGGAAGTCAGGCAGAACGGCAGGGTCGCCAGCAGGTAGGGCCAGTAGACCGCGTCCGGCTCGCCGCTGTTGAACAGGATCGCCGGCTGGATGCGCCCGAGCAGGCCGCTGATGGAGAGGCCGAACGTAATGATCATGCCGCCGAGCATCAGCGTGGTGATGCGGTCCACCGCGCGGGTGCTCCACCACACCACCAGCGCCACCGCCAGGGCGAACAGCAGCCCGGCGAGCTTTTCCGGCAGGGTCACGCCGAGGCCGCTGGACAGGGTGTAGCCGATGATCGAGCCGCCGCCGGAGATATAGGCATAGGTGAGGATATAGAGGACGAAGGCGATGCTCAGCCCGTTGACCACATTCCAGCCCTGGCCGAGCAGGTCACGGGTGATGGTCGAGAAGCTCGAGCCCACCGGGTAGTTGAGGTTGGCCTCGAGGATCATCATCCCCGACAGCAGCATGCAGAACCAGGTGAGCAGGAACACCGCCACCGACCAGCCGAACCAGATGCCGGACATGGCGATGGGCAGGGAGAACATTCCGGCGCCGACGGCGGTGCCGGCGATGATCATCGAACCGCCGAGCAGCGAGGGCCGGCGGCTGGGCGTTTGAGCTGGAGAGGACGACACCTGGACTTCCCGATAGTCAGCGCCTGCGGCGCGACGCGCCGTTGGGCAGAGGCGGCATTCTAGGCGGCGCGCGCGCCGGGCGCACCCTGGCAGGGCGAACAGCCGGCCGACGCGGCAACCGATGCCGATAAAAAAAGGGGAGCATCATGCTCCCCCAGGGACTTTAACCGTCTGTCGCGGTCAGCCCGCAATCTCGATCAGGATCTCGCCCGGGTTGACCCGGTCGCCCTTGGCCACGTGGATCGCCTTGACCGTACCGGCGATGCCGGCCTGGACCTCGGTTTCCATCTTCATCGCCTCGGTGATCAACACCGCCTGGCCGGCCTTGACGCTATCGCCTTCCTTCACCAGCACGTCGACGATGTTGCCCGGCATGGTGGTGCTGACGTGGCCCGGCTCGCTGGCATGCTTGCGGCCGCTGGCGGAGCCGGCGACATATTCGTTGAGCGGCTCGAACACCACTTCTTCCGGCATGCCGTCGATGGACAGGTAGAAGTGCCGCTTGTTGTCGCTCTTCACGCCGACCCCGGTGATGTCGACGCGGTAGGTCTCGCCGTGCACGTCGATGACGAACTCGGTCGGGGTGCCTTCCGCGCCGGCGGCGGCGACGCCCTTGCCGGTGGGAATCGGCAGCAGTTCCTCGGGCTTCAGGGTGCCGGCCTCACGCTCTTCGAGGAACTTGCGCCCGATGTCCGGGAACATCGCGTAGGTGAGTACGTCTTCCTCGGACTTGGCCAGGTTGCCGATCTCGCTGCGCAGCTTGTTCAGCTCCGGCTTGATCAGGTCGGCCGGGCGCACGTCGATGACTTCCTCGCTGCCGATGGCCTGGCGCCGCAGTTGCTCGTTGACCTCGCCGGGGGCCTTGCCATAACGGCCCTGCAGGTACAGCTTCACTTCGTTGGTGATGGTCTTGTAGCGCTCGCCGGCGAGCACGTTGAAGAACGCCTGGGTGCCGACGATCTGCGAAGTCGGCGTCACCAGCGGCGGGAAACCGAGGTCGGCGCGGACCCGCGGGATTTCCTCGAGCACCTCGCCCATACGGTTCAGCGCGCCCTGCTCCTTGAGCTGGTTGGCCAGGTTGGAAATCATCCCGCCCGGCACCTGGTTGACCTGCACGCGGGTATCCACGCCGGTGAATTCGCTCTCGAACTGGTGGTACTTCTTGCGCACCGCGTGGAAGTACATGCCGATCTCCTGGATCAGCTCCAGGTCCAGGCCGGTGTCGTAGGGGGTACCGCGCAGCGCCGCGACCATCGACTCGGTGCCCGGGTGGCTGGTGCCCCAGGCCATGCTGGAGATCGCCGTGTCGATACGGTCGGCGCCGTTTTCCACGGCCTTGAGCTGGCACATGCTGGCGACACCGGCGGTGTCATGGGAATGCACCACCACGTCCAGCGGCAGGGCGTCCTTCAGGGCCTTGACCAGGTCGCCGGTGGCATAGGGGGTGAGCAGGCCGGCCATGTCCTTGATGGCGATGGAGTCGACGCCCATGTCGGCCATCGCCTTGCCCTGGGCGACGAAGGCCTCGATGGTGTGCACCGGGCTGGTGGTGTAGCAGATCGTGCCCTGGGCGTGCTTGCCGGCGGCCTTCACCGCCTCGATGGAGACGCGCAGGTTACGCACGTCGTTCATCGCGTCGAAGATGCGGAACACGTCGATGCCGTTGACCGCCGCCTTGGCCACGAAGGCGCGCACCACATCGTCGCTGTAGTGGCGGTAGCCGAGCAGGTTCTGCCCGCGCAGGAGCATCTGCAGGCGGGTGTTGGGCAGCGCCGCCTTGAGCTTGCGCAGGCGTTCCCACGGGTCTTCCTTGAGGAAGCGCACGCAGGCGTCGAAGGTGGCGCCGCCCCAGACTTCCAGCGACCAGTAGCCGACGCGGTCGAGCTTGTCGCAGATCGGCAGCATGTCCTCGGTGCGCATGCGGGTCGCCAGCAGCGACTGGTGGGCATCGCGCAGGATGGTATCGGTGACGCCGGTCTTCTTCGCTTGGATGGTGTTGCTCATGTTCTGCTCCTTCCCTTACAGGCCGGCGTGGGCCGCGATGGCGGTGGCGATGGCGATGGCCAGGTGCGACGGGTTGCGCTTGATCGAGTACTGGGTCAGTTCCGGGTGGCTTTCGACGAAGCTGGTGTTGAACTGGCCGCTGCGGAATTCCGGGTTGCGGAGGATTTCCTGGTAGTACGGCGCGGTGGTCTTGACCCCTTGCACGCGCATGTCGTCGAGGGCGCGCAGGCCGCGATCGAGGGCCTCTTCCCAGGTCAGCGCCCAGACGATCAGCTTCAGGCACATCGAGTCGTAGTACGGCGGGATGGTGTAGCCGGTGTAGATCGCCGTGTCGGTACGCACGCCGGGGCCGCCGGGGGCGTAGTAGCGGGTGATCTTGCCGAACGAGGGCAGGAAGTTGTTCTTCGGGTCCTCGGCGTTGATGCGGAACTGCAGGGCGTAGCCGCGATGGACGATGTCGTCCTGCTTGACCGACAGCTCCAGCCCGGAAGCGATGCGGATCTGCTCGCGGACCACGTCGATGCCGGTGATTTCCTCGGTGATGGTGTGCTCCACCTGGACCCGGGTGTTCATCTCCATGAAGTACACCTCGCCGTCGGCGAGCAGGAACTCCACGGTGCCGGCGTTCTCGTAGCCCACCGCCTTGGCCGCGCGCACCGCCAGGTCGCCAATATAGGCGCGCTGCTCGGGGGTGAGCTGCGGGCTCGGGGCGATCTCGATGAGCTTCTGGTTGCGGCGCTGGATCGAGCAGTCGCGCTCGAACAGGTGCACGGTGTTGCCGAAGGAATCGGCGAGGATCTGCGCCTCGATGTGCTTGGGATTGACGATGCACTTCTCGAGGAATACCTCGGCGCTGCCGAAGGCCTTGGTCGCCTCGGAGATCACCCGCGGGAACGCCTGTTCCAGCTCCTCGCGGCTGTTGCAGCGACGGATGCCGCGACCGCCGCCGCCGGAGGTGGCCTTGAGCATCACCGGGTAGCCGATCCGCTCGGCTTCGCGCAGGGCCTCGGCGAGATCGGCGACGTTGCCTTCGGTGCCGGGGGTGCAGGGCACGCCGGCGGCGATCATGCTGCGGCGGGCTTCGGTCTTGTCGCCCATGCGGCGGATCACTTGCGCCGACGGGCCGATGAACTTGATACCGCGCTCGGCGCAGATTTCCGCCAGCTCGGCATTTTCCGAGAGGAAGCCATAGCCGGGGTGCAGGGCGTCGCAGCCACTTTCCACCGCCAGGTTCACCAGGGCGCGCGGGTTGAGGTAGCCGGCCAGCGGGTCCGCGCCGATGCTGTGGGCTTCGTCGGCGCGCTTGACGTGCAGCGCGTGGCGATCGGCCTCGGAGTAGACGGCCACCGAGCGGATGCCCATCTCGGCGCAGGCGCGCACGATGCGGACGGCAATCTCGCCGCGGTTGGCGATCAGGATCTTCTTGATCACGGAGGTCTCCCTCTTCGGGGTTGGGAACCTGGTACGGTCGATCCGGATATTCCGGTCGCTGCATGACCGGCAGGCAGCTCCCGGTCGCGCTTTTACCCTACCCCCGTGAGGGTGATTAACAAAAATCAATAATTATTGGGATAGCCATTAGAAAAGCTTTATAGTCGCCCGACCGATCTCGGTCAGAGTGTGACTGGAATGCGTAAGTCGTTGATGCGTATGACATTACGGCAGCTTCAGGTTTTTCGTGCCGTATGCGAGAGCCGCTCCTACAGCCGGGCGGCGGAGGAAATGGCCCTGACCCAGCCGGCGGTCAGCCTGCAGATCCGCCAACTGGAAGAGCTGGTCGGCCAGCCGCTGTTCGAGTACGTCGGCAAGAAGCTCTACCTGACCGATGCCGCCGAAGCCCTGCTGAAGACCAGCACCGACCTGTTCCAGCGCCTGGAAAGCCTGGACATGCAGCTCTCGGACCTGAAGGGCTCGCTGCAGGGCCAGTTGCGCCTGGCGGTGGAGTCCAGCGCCAAGTACATCACCCCGCACCTGTTCAAGACGTTCCAGAACCTGCATCCGGAAGTCAGCCTGAGCCTGACGGTGGTCAACCGCACCCAGGTGATCAAGCGCCTGGCCGACAACCGCGACGACCTGGTGATCATGTCCCTGGTACCGCAGGACATGGCCCTGGAGTTCCTGCCCTTCCTGAACAACCCGATCATCGCCGTGGCGCCGCCGGACCATCCGCTGTGCAACGCCGCGAAGCTGGCCCTGAAGGACCTGGAGCCCTTCCCGCTACTGGTCCGCGAACCGGGCTCCGGCACCCGCAAGGCTTGCGAGGAGTTCTTCCAGCAACGCCGCGCGCACTTCTCGCAGATCCAGGAGATCGCCTCGCTGGAGTCCCTGCGCGAAGGGGTGATCGCCGGCCTCGGCCTGGCCCTGCTGCCGCGCCATGCGGCGCACCAGGAACTGGCCAACGGCCTGCTGCGCGAACTACCGGTGGAGGAATTGCCGCTCTATCGCAGCTGGTGCCTGGTGCACGCCAAGGGCAAGCGCCTGAGCCCGGTGGCCCAGGCGTTCGTCGCCTTCGTCCGCGAGGAGCGGGCGCTGATCAGCCAGCTCGCTGGGCGCTTCGCCGGCCCTGGCGGTTCGAGCTGAGGTAGGCGGCGGCTACCAGCTCGGGGTAGTCGGCCAGTTCCTGGCGCAGGCGCAGTTCTTCGCAGTGGTCCTCGATCGCCCGGCGGAATTGCATGCGCCGCTGGTCTTCGAGCTTGCGGCGGGTTTTCGAATCCACGTGCTGGGCATTGGCATCGCTATGACGGGGCATCTCGCGTCTCCCATGGCCGACTGGCTGGAGTCGCGAGCATCGCGCAGCAATGTGACGGTTTGGCGGCAGGCCGGTGAAGACTGCGTTATGCCTTCCCGGCGGCGCCTCAGGACGGCTCGCCGCGCTCTTCCTGGTTCTTCATCACCTTCGGCGACAGGCGCAGGCTGCGCAGGCTGCGCTTGACGCTCTTGAGGTGGTTGACCAGGTCCGGGCCGCGGGCCATGGCCACGCCCATCGCCAGCACGTCGATCACCACCAGGTGGGCGATGCGCGAGGTCAGCGGGGTGTAGATGTCGGTGTCCTCGTGCACGTCGATCGCCAGGTTGACCGTGGCCAGGTCGGCCAGCGGGGTCTGGCTCGGGCACAGGGTGATCAGCGTGGCGCCGGCCTCGCGCACCAGGTTGGCGGTGATCAGCAGGTCCTTCGAGCGACCCGACTGGGAAATGCAGATGGCCACGTCGCTGGGCTTGAGGGTCACCGCCGACATCGCCTGCATGTGCGGGTCGGAGTAGGCCGCCGCCGACAGCAGCAGGCGGAAGAACTTGTGCTGGGCATCCGAGGCCACCGCGCCGGAAGCGCCGAAGCCGTAGAACTCCACGCGCTGGGCGTGGGCGATGGCGGCGATGGCGCGCTCCAGGGCGTGGGTGTCCAGGTGCTCGCGGACTTCCATCAGGCTGTGCAGCGTGGTGTCGAAGATCTTCAGGCTGAAGTC containing:
- a CDS encoding YeeE/YedE family protein, translated to MSVALSAAPERKLAAPLIAFALLVLGGLFLFNAVSARQAILFIVGGALGLTLYHAAFGFTSAWRVFIRERRGAGLRAQMVMLALAVLLFFPALAAGSLFGQPVSGFVSPVGTSVIVGAFIFGIGMQLGGGCASGTLFTVGGGNARMLVTLLFFILGSLIATQHVGWWFALPSLPPISLVAELGLAPALVLSLAVFIGIAGVTVRMEKARHGALETPPSAEWWGWRRFLRGPWPLVWGALALALLNFLTLYLAGRPWGITSAFALWGAKIAQGVGLDVGAWAFWQTPANAKALAAPLWEDITSVMDIGIVLGALLAAGLAGRFAPNLDIPRRSLAAAVIGGLLLGYGARLAYGCNIGAYFSGIASGSLHGWLWLVAAFAGNSVGVRVLRPYFFPEERREQGLTGC
- a CDS encoding PLP-dependent aminotransferase family protein: MATVLPFDAAGIHLDPAQGLARQLYAALRERILDGRLGSRTRMPASRELAQALKVSRNTVVRAYEQLHAEGYIDGRTGDGTYVAELQEIPGRAPAVAPSAPAPRGPAALAPPPEGAPRAFRVGVPAFDLFPFDTWARLQARFWRNPPADCLGYGDPAGEARLRELIAAYLRSARGLRCEAEQVIVTHGAQQAIRLCAQVLLENGDPVAVENPGYRAARLAFAATGAVPHGIDLDAEGLRSDRLAGIAGCRLAYVTPSHQYPTGVTLSLARRLELLEWAERADGWIVEDDYDGEYRYSGTPLAPLAALDRQGRVLYVGTFCKIAFPALRLGYLVVPPALVERFRQRRAIEVRHSEVGTQRVMADFIAEGHFQRHVRRMRRAARARRDALLRGWPEAPGCQPLPAVEAGLHLCVRVDSLARERALIAAAAAAGVEVSALSDYWMDDSSVAPDDRAGLVLGFAAVPEARIDEALRALRKAWRREALVGPVVATD
- a CDS encoding GNAT family N-acetyltransferase, translated to MSTSLQIRPVGAGDHAAWLPLWEGYQRFYKTEIAAATSDATWQRFLDADEPMNAALAWLDERAVGLVHWIYHRSCWTVGDYCYLQDLFVAEGLRGEGIGRRLIEHVYAEAGAAGCSRVHWLTHESNSDAMKLYERIADKSGFLQYRRIL
- a CDS encoding GNAT family N-acetyltransferase is translated as MREPLNWRPVATPPHAPLDGRFVKLEPLDPQRHGDDLWDALQGPGADPLLWEYLAYGPFAERPAFDAWLAGQAASRDPLFFAVRERRTQRAVGLLSYLRITPKDGVIEIGHIAFGAPMQRTPGSTEAVYLLAELALGRLGYRRLEWKCNAGNARSMRAAERLGFTYEGTFRQHMVVKQRNRDTAWFSLLDSEWPARQAAFERWLDPSNFDAEGRQRQTLEALRD
- the mtr gene encoding tryptophan permease yields the protein MSSSPAQTPSRRPSLLGGSMIIAGTAVGAGMFSLPIAMSGIWFGWSVAVFLLTWFCMLLSGMMILEANLNYPVGSSFSTITRDLLGQGWNVVNGLSIAFVLYILTYAYISGGGSIIGYTLSSGLGVTLPEKLAGLLFALAVALVVWWSTRAVDRITTLMLGGMIITFGLSISGLLGRIQPAILFNSGEPDAVYWPYLLATLPFCLTSFGYHGNVPSLMKYYGKDPQRISRSLWIGTLIALAIYLLWQASTLGTIPREQFKGIIAGGSNVGTLVEYLHRITASDSLNALLTTFSNLAVASSFLGVTLGLFDYLADLCKFDDSHFGRFKTALLTFVPPTIGGLLFPNGFIYAIGFAGLAAAFWAVIVPALMARASRKRFGSPLFRAWGGTPAIVLVLLFGVANAVAHILASLHWLPEYR
- the oadA gene encoding sodium-extruding oxaloacetate decarboxylase subunit alpha is translated as MSNTIQAKKTGVTDTILRDAHQSLLATRMRTEDMLPICDKLDRVGYWSLEVWGGATFDACVRFLKEDPWERLRKLKAALPNTRLQMLLRGQNLLGYRHYSDDVVRAFVAKAAVNGIDVFRIFDAMNDVRNLRVSIEAVKAAGKHAQGTICYTTSPVHTIEAFVAQGKAMADMGVDSIAIKDMAGLLTPYATGDLVKALKDALPLDVVVHSHDTAGVASMCQLKAVENGADRIDTAISSMAWGTSHPGTESMVAALRGTPYDTGLDLELIQEIGMYFHAVRKKYHQFESEFTGVDTRVQVNQVPGGMISNLANQLKEQGALNRMGEVLEEIPRVRADLGFPPLVTPTSQIVGTQAFFNVLAGERYKTITNEVKLYLQGRYGKAPGEVNEQLRRQAIGSEEVIDVRPADLIKPELNKLRSEIGNLAKSEEDVLTYAMFPDIGRKFLEEREAGTLKPEELLPIPTGKGVAAAGAEGTPTEFVIDVHGETYRVDITGVGVKSDNKRHFYLSIDGMPEEVVFEPLNEYVAGSASGRKHASEPGHVSTTMPGNIVDVLVKEGDSVKAGQAVLITEAMKMETEVQAGIAGTVKAIHVAKGDRVNPGEILIEIAG
- a CDS encoding acetyl-CoA carboxylase biotin carboxylase subunit — its product is MIKKILIANRGEIAVRIVRACAEMGIRSVAVYSEADRHALHVKRADEAHSIGADPLAGYLNPRALVNLAVESGCDALHPGYGFLSENAELAEICAERGIKFIGPSAQVIRRMGDKTEARRSMIAAGVPCTPGTEGNVADLAEALREAERIGYPVMLKATSGGGGRGIRRCNSREELEQAFPRVISEATKAFGSAEVFLEKCIVNPKHIEAQILADSFGNTVHLFERDCSIQRRNQKLIEIAPSPQLTPEQRAYIGDLAVRAAKAVGYENAGTVEFLLADGEVYFMEMNTRVQVEHTITEEITGIDVVREQIRIASGLELSVKQDDIVHRGYALQFRINAEDPKNNFLPSFGKITRYYAPGGPGVRTDTAIYTGYTIPPYYDSMCLKLIVWALTWEEALDRGLRALDDMRVQGVKTTAPYYQEILRNPEFRSGQFNTSFVESHPELTQYSIKRNPSHLAIAIATAIAAHAGL
- the pycR gene encoding LysR family transcriptional regulator PycR; the encoded protein is MRMTLRQLQVFRAVCESRSYSRAAEEMALTQPAVSLQIRQLEELVGQPLFEYVGKKLYLTDAAEALLKTSTDLFQRLESLDMQLSDLKGSLQGQLRLAVESSAKYITPHLFKTFQNLHPEVSLSLTVVNRTQVIKRLADNRDDLVIMSLVPQDMALEFLPFLNNPIIAVAPPDHPLCNAAKLALKDLEPFPLLVREPGSGTRKACEEFFQQRRAHFSQIQEIASLESLREGVIAGLGLALLPRHAAHQELANGLLRELPVEELPLYRSWCLVHAKGKRLSPVAQAFVAFVREERALISQLAGRFAGPGGSS
- a CDS encoding PA3496 family putative envelope integrity protein, whose product is MPRHSDANAQHVDSKTRRKLEDQRRMQFRRAIEDHCEELRLRQELADYPELVAAAYLSSNRQGRRSAQRAG
- the hexR gene encoding transcriptional regulator HexR → MNLLQHIAQSRQQLRKSELKVADHVLNDPASVMHSSMAELAHGVGVSEPTIVRFCRAIGCSGFQDLKLKLAQSLAAGASFGQFSIHESDSVADFSLKIFDTTLHSLMEVREHLDTHALERAIAAIAHAQRVEFYGFGASGAVASDAQHKFFRLLLSAAAYSDPHMQAMSAVTLKPSDVAICISQSGRSKDLLITANLVREAGATLITLCPSQTPLADLATVNLAIDVHEDTDIYTPLTSRIAHLVVIDVLAMGVAMARGPDLVNHLKSVKRSLRSLRLSPKVMKNQEERGEPS